The Flavobacteriales bacterium genomic interval CAACTACAGGAGCAATAGCAACAGCATTAGGAACAGGAAATGCGAACACAACTGCTATTGTAACTAATCAGGGTGCTGGTAGTTATGCTGCTAAAATTTGTTCCGATTTAGTATTAGGAGGTTACAGTGATTGGTATTTGCCTTCAAAAGAGGAGTTAAACAAACTATACCTTAATAGAGTTGCAATTGGTGGTTTTGCTAATAACTACTATTGGAGTTCTACGGAGGACGAATTCATCTATG includes:
- a CDS encoding DUF1566 domain-containing protein yields the protein GKVAYIFVSGDPGYVVGETHGLIAAPSDQGTSIQWYNGSYTTTGAIATALGTGNANTTAIVTNQGAGSYAAKICSDLVLGGYSDWYLPSKEELNKLYLNRVAIGGFANNYYWSSTEDEFIYAWLQIFPSGNQFSDDKSYTNYVRAVRAF